A stretch of [Clostridium] innocuum DNA encodes these proteins:
- a CDS encoding PTS sugar transporter subunit IIB translates to MKHIVLCRIDDRLIHGQVVTAWVKQTEGNRIVIIDEALVKDVFLQKIIKAAAPSDIRIDIYNIENGVCELKKEAEDKERIIILVKTPQVVEALINEGILLDKVILGGMGAKSGRRKFNRNVSASEEEIECMQRIMNKHIPMYYQLVPNESPSDVGKMISG, encoded by the coding sequence ATGAAACATATTGTGTTATGCCGCATCGATGACCGTCTTATTCATGGGCAGGTTGTTACGGCATGGGTAAAGCAGACTGAGGGTAATCGTATTGTAATCATTGATGAAGCATTGGTGAAGGATGTTTTCTTACAGAAAATCATTAAGGCAGCGGCACCTTCCGATATTCGTATTGATATATACAATATAGAAAACGGAGTGTGTGAGTTGAAAAAGGAGGCTGAGGATAAAGAACGAATTATTATTTTGGTAAAGACTCCACAGGTAGTTGAGGCTTTAATTAATGAAGGTATTCTGCTGGATAAAGTGATTCTGGGGGGAATGGGGGCAAAGTCAGGCCGCAGGAAATTTAATCGCAATGTATCAGCAAGTGAAGAAGAAATCGAGTGTATGCAGCGCATCATGAATAAGCATATACCGATGTATTATCAGTTGGTACCGAATGAGTCGCCAAGTGATGTTGGTAAAATGATAAGCGGATAG
- a CDS encoding PTS sugar transporter subunit IIC: protein MSILQAVLLGIIYYLGNSSIIAGPVGYYSVYRPLVSGCLTGMILGDPAQGTMIGATINLMYVGFISAGGALPGDMCLAGILGAALGITGGLDTEAALAIAVPIGLIGTLLWFGRLTLDSVFAHMADHLAEKGEAGKVWIPSVLLPQLMLFVLTFVPCMLACYFGASYIQGIIDALGGTVLNILMIIGGMMPALGIGLTLMYIFKGEAKIFFFIGFLISVYSGLSMIAIGFISLCIAIVYTQKKESTGGNAA, encoded by the coding sequence ATGAGTATTTTACAGGCTGTTTTACTGGGGATTATTTATTATTTGGGGAATAGCTCGATCATTGCAGGACCGGTTGGTTATTATTCTGTTTACAGGCCGTTGGTAAGCGGTTGTCTGACAGGGATGATTCTTGGTGATCCCGCACAGGGAACTATGATAGGAGCTACCATAAATCTGATGTATGTAGGGTTTATATCAGCAGGTGGTGCTTTGCCCGGAGATATGTGTCTGGCTGGGATCCTGGGAGCCGCTTTGGGAATTACAGGTGGTCTGGATACGGAAGCAGCTCTGGCGATTGCTGTCCCAATCGGATTGATTGGTACCTTACTTTGGTTTGGACGTCTGACACTGGATTCAGTATTTGCACATATGGCAGATCATCTGGCAGAAAAAGGCGAGGCTGGGAAGGTTTGGATTCCTTCTGTATTGTTGCCGCAGCTGATGCTGTTTGTGCTTACCTTTGTTCCATGTATGCTGGCATGCTATTTCGGAGCCAGCTATATTCAGGGTATTATTGATGCTCTTGGCGGGACAGTATTAAATATCCTCATGATAATCGGAGGGATGATGCCTGCTCTCGGTATTGGCTTGACGCTGATGTATATTTTCAAAGGAGAGGCAAAAATCTTTTTCTTCATCGGGTTCCTGATTTCTGTATATTCGGGATTGAGTATGATTGCGATTGGATTTATATCGCTTTGTATTGCAATCGTCTATACACAGAAAAAAGAGAGTACAGGAGGTAATGCGGCATGA
- a CDS encoding PTS fructose transporter subunit IIA: MIDIIIVTHGEYGKAMLASSELIMGEQENVQAFGFYLGESVEHLRDSILQAISCTRKGSEILILTDMRSGSPFNVTASLMKDHTFEHLTGINLPILLEILCSRTQMELKMMIAHIMSEGMKTLIHVNEMLKED, translated from the coding sequence ATGATTGATATCATAATCGTTACACATGGCGAATATGGAAAAGCGATGCTGGCAAGCAGTGAACTCATCATGGGGGAACAGGAAAACGTACAGGCATTCGGCTTCTATTTAGGTGAAAGCGTCGAACATCTGAGGGACTCTATTTTGCAGGCAATCAGCTGTACGCGGAAGGGAAGTGAAATACTGATTCTAACAGATATGCGTTCTGGAAGTCCGTTTAATGTTACAGCGTCATTGATGAAGGATCACACATTTGAACACCTAACAGGAATCAATCTTCCCATTTTACTTGAGATTCTCTGTTCAAGAACGCAGATGGAGCTGAAGATGATGATAGCACACATAATGTCAGAGGGAATGAAAACGCTCATTCATGTTAATGAAATGCTGAAGGAGGACTAA
- a CDS encoding PTS system mannose/fructose/sorbose family transporter subunit IID, with protein MSETVDKKNLLSSKEVNRAWLLWLFNNQACYNYERMMGIGFLHAMTPAFRKLYKDNKDLRIEAMQRHTSFFNCEPCLGSSIVGLVLAMEEQKALGAELDNDAITSIKTGLMGPLSGIGDTLIQGVILPLLIAFAVDFAKGGNWVIPLVFSLVMAIIVFGISRFGFLLGYRKGSDAILSMLENGVIKRLISAASIMGCMVLGALVVNFVTMKCGISIPQAEGSFSMQEQLFDAILPSMLPLLLTLGCYKLLKAGKSSVLVMLVIIAIGVIGGLTGILSV; from the coding sequence ATGAGTGAAACTGTAGATAAGAAAAATCTGCTTTCCAGCAAAGAGGTTAATAGAGCCTGGCTGCTATGGCTGTTCAATAATCAGGCCTGTTACAATTATGAGCGTATGATGGGGATCGGCTTCCTTCATGCCATGACCCCGGCCTTTCGAAAGCTTTACAAGGATAATAAGGATTTACGTATAGAAGCCATGCAACGTCATACCAGCTTCTTTAATTGTGAGCCTTGTCTGGGGTCATCTATTGTTGGACTGGTTCTGGCGATGGAAGAACAGAAGGCATTGGGAGCTGAACTTGATAATGATGCAATCACCTCAATTAAAACCGGACTGATGGGGCCGCTTTCGGGTATTGGTGATACCTTGATACAGGGTGTCATCCTCCCCCTGCTTATTGCATTCGCTGTAGATTTTGCAAAAGGTGGTAACTGGGTCATTCCTCTTGTATTCTCATTGGTTATGGCGATTATTGTATTCGGCATATCACGCTTTGGATTTTTACTAGGTTATCGTAAAGGTTCAGATGCAATTCTCAGTATGCTGGAGAATGGTGTTATCAAACGTTTAATATCCGCTGCGAGTATTATGGGCTGTATGGTACTGGGAGCATTGGTTGTTAATTTTGTGACAATGAAATGCGGCATCAGCATCCCGCAGGCAGAGGGAAGCTTCTCCATGCAGGAGCAGCTATTTGACGCCATTCTTCCAAGTATGCTTCCGCTGTTATTGACACTGGGCTGCTACAAGCTGCTGAAAGCAGGAAAATCAAGTGTTTTGGTTATGCTGGTCATAATCGCTATTGGTGTTATTGGCGGATTAACGGGAATTTTGAGTGTATAG
- a CDS encoding iron-containing alcohol dehydrogenase, with product MQIKQYQTTKYIMGNGALREVQRWKDKKIGLVVDENVLKALQLETKLFDELLKDCDYEVLCNMPQEPTTELLEPAIRKAQRFDPDVFVAIGGGSVLDSAKVLWLFTEFPDYTWEQAFAPYAVESFTKEKELIAIPTTSGTGSETTGCAVVKDTEKRKCMVLSNEIMPSTAILDYELLVSLPKHVIAFSGCDALAHALEAGISVLASDMVRMQSVQAAVQIIKQLEASCNGDLNARRDIHLSATIAGACINNSITGMAHGMDQAGGDFRKPHGLMTGLILPYTMCHLLPQPLYEEVADQLGICGTSMEKQERLIARIWEMYRRIEMPVTLQEAGIDRKTYMCKIDTYVKQAMQDANVQCAPKTFSAAELKAMYQELYDGKEWRTAYE from the coding sequence ATGCAGATTAAACAATACCAAACAACGAAGTATATCATGGGAAATGGTGCACTTCGTGAAGTACAACGGTGGAAGGATAAAAAAATCGGCTTGGTTGTCGATGAAAATGTTTTGAAGGCATTACAGCTTGAAACAAAGCTGTTTGATGAGCTTTTAAAGGACTGCGATTATGAAGTCCTCTGTAATATGCCGCAGGAGCCTACCACAGAGCTTCTGGAACCGGCCATTCGAAAAGCGCAGCGCTTTGATCCGGATGTATTTGTGGCAATCGGAGGCGGCTCCGTCCTGGATAGTGCGAAGGTACTATGGCTGTTTACAGAATTCCCTGATTACACTTGGGAACAGGCATTTGCACCATATGCTGTAGAATCATTCACAAAGGAAAAGGAACTGATTGCCATTCCTACAACTAGTGGGACAGGCTCTGAAACAACGGGTTGTGCGGTAGTTAAGGATACAGAGAAAAGAAAGTGCATGGTTTTAAGCAATGAAATCATGCCAAGCACAGCCATTCTTGATTATGAGCTGTTGGTAAGTCTTCCCAAGCACGTCATTGCATTCTCCGGATGTGATGCTCTTGCCCATGCATTGGAGGCGGGTATTTCTGTTCTGGCTTCGGATATGGTACGGATGCAAAGTGTGCAGGCCGCTGTGCAGATTATAAAACAGCTGGAGGCTTCCTGCAATGGTGATTTGAATGCACGTCGTGATATCCATTTGAGTGCAACGATTGCAGGTGCATGTATCAATAACTCCATAACCGGTATGGCGCATGGAATGGATCAGGCCGGTGGTGATTTCAGAAAGCCGCATGGACTTATGACGGGGCTTATCCTGCCGTATACAATGTGTCATCTGCTGCCGCAGCCTTTATATGAGGAAGTGGCTGATCAGCTGGGAATCTGCGGGACCTCTATGGAAAAGCAGGAGCGTCTGATAGCAAGGATATGGGAGATGTATCGAAGAATAGAGATGCCGGTTACCCTACAGGAAGCAGGTATTGATCGTAAGACTTATATGTGTAAAATTGATACCTATGTGAAGCAGGCGATGCAGGATGCCAATGTGCAGTGTGCACCAAAGACCTTCTCTGCAGCTGAATTAAAAGCAATGTATCAGGAATTATATGATGGAAAAGAATGGAGGACAGCATATGAATGA